A genomic segment from Chloroflexota bacterium encodes:
- a CDS encoding helix-turn-helix domain-containing protein → MAETWITTKQAAELSGYHPEHLRELIRGGKVKARKFGIVWQVDRASLLAYLRKVEKLGAKRGRKK, encoded by the coding sequence ATGGCAGAGACTTGGATAACGACGAAACAGGCCGCCGAACTGAGCGGGTATCATCCCGAACACTTGCGGGAATTGATACGAGGGGGCAAGGTCAAAGCACGGAAGTTTGGAATCGTCTGGCAAGTTGACCGGGCGAGTCTACTGGCTTATCTTCGCAAGGTTGAAAAACTAGGAGCAAAAAGAGGGCGAAAAAAGTAA
- a CDS encoding DUF3800 domain-containing protein encodes MSNKRYYYVDETGQDTKGQLFIVAVVVAGQYLEDWRKACEEIEKQSRRGRRKWMRTTPDRRLVYIRLALQKPLFAGRLTFARHADSRDYDSLTTQTIALAVKQTGNESHNVIVVDALPKEQWQDYSRRIRRWGAKVEKVRGVRREENDALIRLADAVCGFVREAHEGRAEMKALFDAALEQGIIRDLGR; translated from the coding sequence ATGTCCAACAAGCGATACTACTACGTTGACGAAACCGGCCAAGACACAAAGGGCCAATTGTTCATCGTGGCGGTAGTCGTAGCCGGGCAATACCTTGAAGACTGGCGTAAGGCTTGCGAAGAGATTGAGAAACAATCGCGGCGGGGCAGGCGAAAATGGATGCGGACGACTCCTGACCGGCGTTTGGTCTATATCCGGTTGGCGTTGCAGAAGCCATTGTTTGCCGGGCGATTGACGTTTGCCCGGCACGCCGATAGCCGGGATTACGACAGCCTCACAACTCAAACTATTGCCCTGGCTGTGAAGCAAACCGGCAATGAGAGCCATAACGTGATTGTCGTAGACGCTTTGCCTAAAGAGCAATGGCAAGACTACAGCCGCCGAATACGGCGCTGGGGGGCAAAGGTGGAAAAGGTGCGCGGGGTGAGGCGTGAAGAGAATGACGCCCTGATCCGGCTGGCCGATGCGGTTTGCGGATTTGTGAGAGAGGCCCACGAAGGGCGGGCGGAGATGAAAGCCTTGTTTGACGCGGCGCTTGAACAGGGGATTATCAGGGACTTGGGGCGTTAA